A single window of Streptomyces xanthii DNA harbors:
- a CDS encoding isocitrate lyase/PEP mutase family protein, whose product MSAVETFRALHHGRSPADPLVLPGPWDAASARVFEEAGFPALATPSAGVAASLGYEDGRTPAEEMFAAVARIVRSVSVPVSADIEGGYGMAPKELVERLLATGAVGCNLEESEPADSGSGAGAAAGAGAGGRAGTGLKDAARHADWLAEVRAVAGEEVVLNARIDTFIRGAADPVGEAIERARLYVDAGADCVYPIGAPAEVLPRLRAGIEGPVNVGAPPGGPSLREWGELGATRITFGPGLQRRATAALREIADQLR is encoded by the coding sequence GTGAGTGCCGTCGAGACGTTCCGCGCGCTGCATCACGGGCGCTCCCCCGCCGATCCGCTCGTGCTGCCCGGACCGTGGGACGCGGCCAGTGCGCGGGTCTTCGAGGAAGCGGGGTTCCCTGCCCTGGCGACGCCGAGCGCGGGGGTCGCGGCGTCGCTCGGGTACGAGGACGGGCGGACGCCGGCGGAGGAGATGTTCGCGGCGGTGGCCCGGATCGTGCGGTCGGTGTCGGTCCCGGTGTCGGCGGACATCGAGGGCGGGTACGGGATGGCCCCGAAGGAGCTGGTGGAGCGGCTGCTCGCGACGGGGGCGGTCGGCTGCAACCTGGAGGAATCGGAGCCGGCGGACAGTGGTTCCGGGGCTGGTGCTGCTGCCGGTGCCGGTGCCGGTGGCCGGGCGGGTACGGGGCTCAAGGACGCGGCGCGGCACGCGGACTGGCTGGCCGAGGTGCGGGCGGTGGCCGGTGAGGAGGTCGTGCTGAACGCGCGCATCGACACGTTCATCCGGGGTGCGGCGGATCCGGTCGGGGAGGCCATCGAGCGGGCCCGCCTGTACGTCGATGCCGGGGCGGACTGCGTGTATCCGATCGGTGCGCCGGCCGAGGTGCTGCCGCGGCTGCGGGCCGGGATCGAGGGGCCGGTGAACGTGGGGGCGCCGCCGGGTGGGCCTTCGCTGCGGGAGTGGGGCGAGTTGGGGGCGACGCGGATCACGTTCGGGCCGGGCCTGCAGCGCAGGGCGACCGCGGCGCTGCGGGAGATCGCGGACCAGCTCCGCTGA
- a CDS encoding ABC transporter substrate-binding protein produces the protein MTKQSSPYANAHGAKTVTLSVQSWVGAQANVAVAQYLLEHELGYRVDTVQVDEIPAWDALSQGRVDAILEDWGHPDQEARYVKDKKTIVNGGDLGVTGHIGWFVPTYFAKQHPDVTNWKNLNKYASQLKTAESGGKGQLLDGSPSYVTNDKALVKNLKLNYQVVFSGSEAAQITQIKQFAKQKKPFLTYWYQPQWLFKKVPMTEVKLPPYKDGCDADPDAITCAYPKTPLQKYLNADFSKDGGKAAALLKNFRWTTEDQNEVSLMIAEQKLTPEQAAKKWVDRHRSTWQAWLPK, from the coding sequence ATGACCAAGCAGTCCTCCCCGTACGCCAATGCCCACGGCGCCAAGACGGTGACCCTCTCCGTCCAGTCCTGGGTCGGCGCCCAGGCCAACGTCGCCGTCGCCCAGTACCTCCTGGAGCACGAACTCGGCTACCGCGTCGACACCGTCCAGGTCGACGAGATCCCCGCCTGGGACGCCCTCAGCCAGGGCCGCGTCGACGCGATCCTGGAGGACTGGGGCCACCCCGACCAGGAGGCCCGCTACGTCAAGGACAAGAAGACGATCGTGAACGGCGGCGACCTCGGCGTCACCGGACACATCGGCTGGTTCGTCCCGACGTACTTCGCCAAGCAGCACCCCGACGTCACGAACTGGAAGAACCTCAACAAGTACGCCTCCCAGCTGAAGACCGCCGAGAGCGGCGGCAAGGGCCAGCTCCTGGACGGCTCCCCGTCCTACGTCACCAACGACAAGGCGCTGGTCAAGAACCTGAAGCTGAACTACCAGGTCGTCTTCTCCGGCTCCGAAGCCGCTCAGATCACCCAGATCAAGCAGTTCGCCAAGCAGAAGAAGCCCTTCCTGACCTACTGGTACCAGCCGCAGTGGCTCTTCAAGAAGGTGCCCATGACGGAAGTGAAGCTGCCGCCGTACAAGGACGGCTGCGACGCCGACCCGGACGCGATCACCTGCGCCTACCCGAAGACGCCGCTGCAGAAGTACCTCAACGCCGACTTCTCCAAGGACGGCGGCAAGGCCGCGGCCCTCCTGAAGAACTTCCGCTGGACGACGGAGGACCAGAACGAGGTCTCCCTCATGATCGCCGAGCAGAAGCTCACCCCGGAGCAGGCCGCCAAGAAGTGGGTCGACCGCCACCGCTCCACGTGGCAGGCCTGGCTCCCCAAGTAA
- a CDS encoding ABC transporter permease yields MAAAVTTAPFEKTGAGPLAGLRRHRALGKLLLLAVVAAVLVPLAHAQWSSGSWPHALTVDFSQPLTDASTWILDHRDSHPLFLYFFGHISNAVIVSVRAVYLVLLAAGWAGVTAAAGLVAWRVAGLRLAAVAVAAFLICGVLGMWVPTMQTLALMVVAVLVSVILGALLGLAAGLSDTMHRALRPVLDTMQVLPAYAYLLPVVLIFGMGVPAAVLATVVYAAPPMARLTALGLRSADGGVMEAVASLGATARQRLLTARLPLARKELLLGLNQTIMMALSMAVIASVIGAGGLGDRVYQALASVDVGAALAAGIPIVLLAVVLDRVTGAAGERLGADEHAPAPWKWGVVAAGTVLVALASRFADRLDWPDSWVVGIAAPVNDAVDWMTDHLYSGVPYIGGTADWAAHFTTWILDPLRSGLTWLPWWSVLLIVAALAWLIGTWRTALTAVLAMAAIGVLGVWKPSLDTLSQVLAAVAVTLVLGFAIGIAAARSSRLEGLLRPVLDVFQTLPQFVYLIPVVALFGVGRAPAVAAAVVYALPAVVRITTQGLRQVDPAAMESARSMGATTGQQLRQVQLPLARPALLLAVNQGVVLVLAVVIIGGLVGGGALGYDVIAGLARGELATGLVAGAAIVCLGLMLDRVTQPTERRSTGKGA; encoded by the coding sequence ATGGCAGCCGCCGTGACCACCGCCCCGTTCGAGAAGACCGGGGCGGGTCCCCTCGCGGGCCTGCGACGCCACCGCGCCCTCGGCAAGCTCCTGCTGCTCGCCGTCGTCGCGGCCGTCCTCGTACCGCTCGCGCACGCCCAGTGGTCCAGCGGCAGCTGGCCCCACGCCCTCACGGTCGACTTCTCCCAGCCGCTGACCGACGCCAGCACCTGGATCCTCGACCACCGCGACAGCCACCCGCTGTTCCTCTACTTCTTCGGCCACATCAGCAACGCGGTCATCGTCTCCGTACGCGCCGTCTACCTGGTGCTGCTCGCCGCCGGCTGGGCCGGAGTGACGGCCGCCGCCGGGCTCGTCGCCTGGCGCGTCGCCGGCCTCCGGCTCGCCGCCGTCGCCGTTGCCGCGTTCCTGATCTGCGGCGTCCTCGGCATGTGGGTGCCGACCATGCAGACCCTCGCGCTGATGGTCGTCGCGGTCCTCGTCTCGGTGATCCTCGGCGCCCTGCTCGGCCTCGCCGCAGGCCTGAGCGACACCATGCACCGCGCCCTGCGCCCGGTCCTCGACACGATGCAGGTGCTTCCTGCCTACGCGTACCTGCTGCCCGTCGTCCTGATCTTCGGCATGGGCGTCCCCGCCGCGGTCCTCGCCACCGTCGTCTACGCCGCCCCGCCCATGGCCCGCCTCACCGCGCTCGGCCTGCGCTCCGCCGACGGCGGCGTCATGGAGGCCGTCGCCTCGCTCGGCGCCACCGCCCGCCAGCGGCTGCTCACCGCGCGCCTCCCGCTGGCCCGCAAGGAACTCCTGCTCGGCCTCAACCAGACGATCATGATGGCCCTCTCCATGGCCGTCATCGCCTCCGTCATCGGCGCGGGCGGCCTCGGCGACCGCGTCTACCAGGCGCTCGCCTCCGTCGACGTCGGCGCCGCACTCGCCGCCGGCATCCCGATCGTCCTGCTCGCCGTCGTCCTCGACCGCGTCACCGGCGCGGCCGGCGAACGTCTCGGCGCGGACGAACACGCCCCGGCCCCCTGGAAGTGGGGCGTCGTCGCGGCCGGCACCGTTCTCGTCGCGCTCGCCTCCCGCTTCGCCGACCGGCTCGACTGGCCCGACTCCTGGGTCGTGGGCATCGCCGCCCCCGTCAACGACGCCGTCGACTGGATGACCGACCACCTCTACAGCGGCGTCCCCTACATCGGCGGCACCGCCGACTGGGCCGCCCACTTCACCACCTGGATCCTCGACCCGCTCCGCTCGGGCCTGACCTGGCTGCCCTGGTGGTCCGTCCTGCTGATCGTCGCCGCGCTCGCCTGGCTCATCGGCACCTGGCGCACCGCCCTGACCGCCGTGCTCGCCATGGCCGCGATCGGCGTCCTCGGCGTCTGGAAGCCCTCGCTCGACACCCTGTCCCAGGTCCTCGCCGCCGTCGCGGTGACCCTGGTCCTCGGCTTCGCCATCGGCATCGCCGCGGCCCGCAGCTCCCGCCTCGAAGGCCTTCTGCGGCCCGTCCTCGACGTCTTCCAGACCCTCCCGCAGTTCGTCTACCTCATCCCGGTCGTCGCCCTCTTCGGCGTCGGCCGCGCCCCCGCGGTCGCCGCGGCCGTCGTCTACGCGCTGCCCGCCGTCGTCCGCATCACCACCCAGGGCCTGCGCCAGGTCGACCCCGCCGCGATGGAATCGGCCCGCTCCATGGGCGCCACCACCGGCCAGCAACTGCGCCAGGTCCAGCTCCCGCTCGCCCGCCCGGCCCTGCTGCTCGCCGTCAACCAGGGCGTCGTCCTGGTCCTCGCCGTCGTCATCATCGGCGGCCTCGTCGGCGGCGGCGCCCTCGGCTACGACGTGATCGCGGGCCTCGCCCGGGGTGAACTCGCCACCGGCCTCGTGGCCGGCGCGGCGATCGTCTGCCTCGGCCTCATGCTCGACCGCGTCACCCAGCCGACGGAACGCCGCTCCACCGGAAAGGGGGCCTGA
- a CDS encoding quaternary amine ABC transporter ATP-binding protein: protein MNTQTIVKDPAPRDNDGQSAQPDSVFAVRNLWKVFGPKPERVPGDAELAGLDAAALRSRTGCTAAVRDVSFDVKRGEVFVVMGLSGSGKSTLVRCLTRLIEPTSGSLSIDGEDVLAMDKQRLRALRRHRAAMVFQHFGLLPHRTVLDNVAYGLEIQGVSRAERRAKAAEVVAKVGLEGLESRRPGQLSGGQQQRVGLARALAVDPEVLLFDEPFSALDPLIRRDMQEEVVRLHREEGRTMVFITHDLNEALRLGDRIALMRDGRIVQLGTPEEIVGAPADDYVREFVRDVPREQVMTVRRAMRPADSDEAGRGPAIAPDATVSEAIEAVARSGFAVRVMDEGRCVGVVDHERLIDVVAGTDSAPAGTGSEAGSDFGAGSGSGSVGGSGSGSGSGSKADSDSGTDSGSAHETSSEVGDRATTGRAPEGEEAV from the coding sequence ATGAACACGCAGACCATCGTCAAGGACCCCGCCCCCCGCGACAACGACGGACAGTCCGCGCAGCCGGACTCCGTCTTCGCCGTCCGCAACCTGTGGAAGGTCTTCGGACCCAAGCCCGAACGCGTCCCCGGCGACGCCGAACTCGCCGGCCTCGACGCCGCCGCGCTGCGCTCCCGCACCGGCTGCACCGCCGCCGTCCGCGACGTCTCCTTCGACGTGAAGCGCGGCGAGGTCTTCGTCGTCATGGGCCTGTCCGGCTCCGGCAAGTCCACCCTCGTCCGCTGCCTGACCCGGCTCATCGAGCCCACCTCCGGCAGCCTGTCCATCGACGGCGAGGACGTCCTCGCCATGGACAAGCAGCGGCTGCGCGCACTGCGCCGGCACCGCGCCGCCATGGTCTTCCAGCACTTCGGCCTGCTGCCGCACCGCACCGTCCTCGACAACGTCGCCTACGGCCTGGAGATCCAGGGCGTCTCCCGTGCCGAACGCCGGGCCAAGGCCGCCGAGGTCGTCGCCAAGGTCGGCCTCGAAGGACTCGAATCGCGCCGCCCCGGGCAGCTCTCGGGCGGCCAGCAGCAGCGCGTGGGCCTCGCCCGCGCCCTCGCCGTCGACCCCGAAGTCCTGCTGTTCGACGAGCCGTTCAGCGCGCTCGACCCGCTGATCCGGCGCGACATGCAGGAGGAGGTCGTGCGCCTGCACCGCGAGGAGGGCCGCACGATGGTCTTCATCACGCACGACCTCAACGAGGCGCTGCGCCTCGGCGACCGCATCGCCCTCATGCGCGACGGCCGCATCGTCCAGCTCGGCACCCCCGAGGAGATCGTCGGCGCCCCCGCCGACGACTACGTCCGCGAGTTCGTCCGCGACGTGCCGCGCGAGCAGGTCATGACCGTGCGCCGGGCGATGCGCCCCGCGGACAGCGACGAGGCCGGGCGCGGCCCCGCCATCGCCCCCGACGCGACCGTCTCCGAGGCCATCGAGGCCGTCGCCCGCTCCGGCTTCGCCGTGCGCGTGATGGACGAGGGGCGCTGTGTCGGAGTCGTCGACCACGAGCGGCTCATCGACGTCGTCGCCGGCACGGATTCCGCCCCGGCGGGGACCGGCTCCGAGGCGGGTTCCGACTTTGGAGCCGGGTCTGGCTCCGGCTCCGTCGGTGGTTCGGGTTCGGGTTCGGGCTCCGGCTCCAAGGCCGACTCCGACTCCGGTACCGACTCCGGCTCCGCCCACGAGACTTCCTCCGAGGTGGGTGACCGGGCCACGACGGGCCGGGCCCCCGAGGGCGAGGAGGCGGTCTGA
- a CDS encoding GMC family oxidoreductase: MSEKPEQSVYDYVVVGGGTAGSVIASRLTEDPGVSVAVIEGGPSDIDRDDVLTLRRWLGLLGGDLDYGYTTTEQPRGNSHILHSRAKVLGGCSSHNTLISFKPLPGDWDEWAAAGAEGWDHKAMDPYFTKLRNNIVPVDEKDRNAIARDFVDAARAATGVPRVEGFNKGPFKDGVGFFDLAYHPENNKRSSASVAYLHPHMEAGDRPNLTLLLETWAYKLEFDAPSASGEGPTARGVRVRDKDGVETLISARHEVVVCAGAVDTPRLLMHSGIGPKADLEKLGIPVLHDLPGVGENLLDHPESVIVWETNGPIPDNSAMDSDAGLFIQRDPDASGPDLMFHFYQIPFTDNPERLGYEKPEHGVSMTPNIPKPRSRGRVYLTSADPEVKPALDFRYFTDEDDYDGRTLVDGIRIAREIAKTEPLAGWLKREVCPGPDVTGDEELSEYARKVAHTVYHPAGTCRMGAADDRLAVVDPELKIRGLQSIRIADASVFPTMPAVNPMIGVLMVGEKCAELMGGGA, translated from the coding sequence ATGTCTGAGAAGCCCGAACAGTCCGTGTACGACTACGTCGTGGTCGGTGGTGGCACCGCCGGATCGGTGATCGCCTCCCGCCTCACCGAGGACCCCGGCGTGAGTGTCGCCGTCATCGAGGGCGGCCCCAGCGACATCGACCGCGACGACGTGCTGACCCTGCGCCGCTGGCTCGGCCTGCTCGGCGGAGACCTCGACTACGGCTACACCACGACCGAGCAGCCGCGCGGTAACTCGCACATCCTCCACAGCCGCGCCAAGGTGCTCGGCGGCTGCTCGTCGCACAACACCCTCATCTCCTTCAAGCCGCTGCCCGGCGACTGGGACGAGTGGGCCGCGGCCGGCGCCGAGGGCTGGGACCACAAGGCGATGGACCCGTACTTCACGAAGCTGCGCAACAACATCGTCCCCGTCGACGAGAAGGACCGGAACGCCATCGCCCGCGACTTCGTCGACGCGGCGCGGGCGGCGACCGGCGTACCGCGCGTCGAGGGCTTCAACAAGGGCCCGTTCAAGGACGGCGTCGGCTTCTTCGACCTCGCCTACCACCCCGAGAACAACAAGCGGTCCTCCGCCTCGGTGGCCTACCTCCACCCCCACATGGAGGCCGGCGACCGCCCCAACCTCACGCTGCTCCTCGAGACCTGGGCCTACAAGCTGGAGTTCGACGCCCCGTCGGCCTCGGGCGAGGGCCCCACCGCGCGCGGCGTGCGCGTGCGCGACAAGGACGGCGTCGAGACCCTGATATCCGCGCGGCACGAGGTCGTCGTCTGCGCCGGCGCCGTCGACACCCCGCGCCTGCTCATGCACTCGGGCATCGGCCCCAAGGCCGACCTGGAGAAGCTCGGCATCCCGGTCCTGCACGACCTGCCCGGCGTCGGCGAGAACCTGCTCGACCACCCGGAGTCGGTCATCGTCTGGGAGACGAACGGGCCGATCCCCGACAACAGCGCCATGGACAGCGACGCCGGACTCTTCATCCAGCGCGACCCGGACGCATCCGGCCCCGACCTGATGTTCCACTTCTACCAAATCCCGTTCACGGACAACCCGGAACGCCTCGGCTACGAGAAGCCCGAGCACGGGGTGTCCATGACGCCGAACATCCCCAAGCCGCGCAGCCGCGGCCGCGTCTACCTCACCAGCGCGGACCCCGAGGTCAAGCCCGCCCTCGACTTCCGGTACTTCACCGACGAGGACGACTACGACGGCCGCACCCTCGTCGACGGCATCAGGATCGCGCGCGAGATCGCGAAGACCGAACCGCTCGCCGGCTGGCTCAAGCGCGAGGTCTGCCCCGGCCCGGACGTCACCGGTGACGAGGAACTCAGCGAGTACGCCCGCAAGGTCGCCCACACCGTCTACCACCCCGCCGGCACCTGCCGCATGGGTGCCGCGGACGACCGACTCGCCGTCGTCGACCCCGAGTTGAAGATCCGCGGCCTGCAGTCCATCCGTATCGCCGACGCGTCCGTCTTCCCGACGATGCCCGCGGTGAACCCGATGATCGGAGTTCTCATGGTCGGGGAGAAGTGCGCCGAGCTGATGGGTGGTGGTGCCTGA
- a CDS encoding aldehyde dehydrogenase family protein: MSAQHTIHVGGEWRGAASGATREILDPADAKPFAVIAEGGTEDADAAIEAARRAFDEGPWPHTPVAERAALLRRTADLLVRDREKIGLLESRDAGKTVEEGRIDVDCVADAFRYFADLVVGEGAGRVVDAGSDEIHSVVVHEPVGVCSMITPWNYPLLQASWKIAPALAAGNTFVIKPSEITPLTTVVLVELLIEAGLPEGVANIVTGPGATVGARLSDHPGVDLVSFTGGLVSGTKVAQAAAADVKKVALELGGKNPNVVFADACETEDGFDTAVDQALNAAFIHSGQVCSAGARLIVEESVRERFVTELARRAGKIRLGRGTEDGVECGPLVSEQQRDKTESYVASALAEGAVLRSGGKRPEPSEVRPATGWFYEPTVLDQCHREMRVVREETFGPILTVETFRTEDEAVALANDTEYGLAGAVWTADAGRARRVAGRLRHGTVWINDFHPYLPQAEWGGFGKSGVGRELGPAGLAEYRETKHVYQNLAPKPVRWFAG; the protein is encoded by the coding sequence GTGTCAGCACAACACACCATCCATGTCGGCGGAGAATGGCGCGGCGCCGCCTCAGGGGCGACCCGCGAGATCCTCGACCCGGCGGATGCCAAGCCCTTCGCCGTGATCGCCGAAGGCGGCACCGAGGACGCGGACGCCGCGATCGAGGCCGCCCGCCGGGCCTTCGACGAGGGCCCCTGGCCGCACACCCCGGTCGCCGAGCGCGCCGCGCTGCTGCGCCGCACCGCCGACCTCCTCGTCCGCGACCGCGAGAAGATCGGCCTCCTGGAGAGCCGCGACGCGGGCAAGACCGTCGAGGAGGGCCGGATCGACGTCGACTGCGTCGCCGACGCCTTCCGCTACTTCGCCGACCTCGTCGTCGGCGAGGGCGCGGGCCGGGTCGTCGACGCCGGGTCCGACGAGATCCACAGCGTCGTCGTGCACGAGCCCGTCGGCGTCTGCTCGATGATCACCCCCTGGAACTACCCGCTGCTCCAGGCCAGCTGGAAGATCGCCCCGGCGCTCGCCGCGGGCAACACCTTCGTCATCAAGCCGAGCGAGATCACGCCGCTGACCACGGTCGTCCTCGTCGAGCTGCTGATCGAGGCGGGACTGCCCGAGGGCGTCGCCAACATCGTCACCGGCCCCGGCGCCACCGTCGGCGCCCGTCTGTCCGACCACCCCGGCGTCGACCTCGTCTCCTTCACCGGCGGCCTGGTCAGCGGCACCAAGGTCGCCCAGGCCGCGGCCGCCGACGTCAAGAAGGTCGCCCTGGAGCTCGGCGGCAAGAACCCCAACGTGGTCTTCGCCGACGCCTGCGAGACCGAGGACGGCTTCGACACCGCCGTCGACCAGGCGCTCAACGCCGCGTTCATCCACAGCGGCCAGGTCTGCTCCGCCGGCGCCCGCCTCATCGTCGAGGAGTCGGTCCGCGAGCGCTTCGTCACCGAACTCGCCCGCCGCGCCGGGAAGATCCGTCTCGGCCGCGGCACCGAGGACGGCGTCGAGTGCGGCCCCCTCGTCAGCGAGCAGCAGCGCGACAAGACCGAGTCCTACGTGGCCTCCGCCCTCGCCGAGGGCGCCGTGCTGCGCAGCGGAGGCAAGCGCCCCGAGCCCTCCGAGGTCCGGCCCGCGACCGGCTGGTTCTACGAGCCGACCGTGCTCGACCAGTGCCACCGCGAGATGCGGGTCGTGCGCGAGGAGACCTTCGGCCCGATCCTCACCGTGGAGACCTTCCGCACTGAGGACGAGGCCGTCGCCCTCGCCAACGACACCGAGTACGGGCTGGCCGGCGCCGTCTGGACCGCCGACGCGGGCCGCGCCCGCCGGGTCGCCGGCCGGCTCCGCCACGGCACCGTCTGGATCAACGACTTCCACCCCTACCTCCCGCAGGCGGAGTGGGGCGGATTCGGCAAGAGCGGCGTCGGGCGTGAACTCGGCCCCGCCGGACTCGCCGAGTACCGCGAGACCAAGCACGTGTACCAGAACCTGGCGCCCAAGCCGGTGCGGTGGTTCGCGGGCTGA
- a CDS encoding LysR family transcriptional regulator, with amino-acid sequence MNGVERGPEPEYDPDLDLAQVRAFAAVADERHFGRAAGRLGITQQALSKRVARLEGVLGVRLFERGAQGVAPTAEGARFLEPARRLLEAGRAAVEAARGAPPGPLRLDVWGHLYAPLRSVAAMTEAAPGLRVEAGAGRDYPSVAEALARGDIDAGFGRVHALPDAGLVRRLVRLEPVDAVLSARHPLAASDALRPVDLRPYVLRYPAETVRLDFLTRFADRFGIEARQGGPNLGLDAFLGRLREEPRQFTLFPADVPLPRDPGLRVVPLVEPTPLYAWSLVWPAGREHPAISELLRACADLAGRRRWLDHDPARDWLPDLDQP; translated from the coding sequence GTGAACGGTGTGGAGCGCGGCCCCGAACCCGAGTACGACCCGGACCTCGATCTCGCGCAGGTGCGGGCCTTCGCCGCCGTCGCCGACGAGCGGCACTTCGGGCGGGCCGCCGGACGGCTCGGGATCACCCAGCAGGCCCTGTCCAAGCGGGTCGCCCGGCTGGAGGGCGTCCTCGGGGTCCGGCTCTTCGAGCGGGGAGCCCAGGGGGTGGCGCCCACCGCCGAGGGCGCCCGGTTCCTCGAACCCGCCCGGCGGCTCCTCGAAGCGGGCCGCGCCGCCGTCGAGGCCGCGCGCGGCGCCCCGCCCGGCCCGCTGCGCCTCGACGTCTGGGGGCATCTGTACGCACCCCTGCGCTCCGTCGCCGCGATGACCGAGGCCGCGCCCGGGCTCCGGGTGGAAGCGGGGGCGGGCCGGGACTACCCGTCCGTCGCCGAGGCGTTGGCGCGCGGCGACATCGACGCGGGCTTCGGCCGCGTGCACGCCCTGCCCGACGCGGGGCTGGTCCGGCGGCTGGTGCGGCTCGAACCCGTCGACGCCGTGCTCAGCGCCCGGCACCCGCTCGCCGCCTCCGACGCCCTCCGCCCCGTCGACCTGCGCCCGTACGTGCTGCGCTATCCCGCCGAGACCGTACGGCTCGACTTCCTGACCCGGTTCGCCGACCGGTTCGGCATCGAGGCGCGGCAGGGCGGGCCCAACCTCGGCCTCGACGCCTTCCTAGGCCGACTCCGCGAAGAGCCCCGCCAGTTCACCCTCTTCCCGGCCGACGTCCCGCTGCCCCGCGACCCGGGCCTGCGCGTCGTCCCGCTCGTCGAACCGACCCCGCTGTACGCCTGGTCCCTGGTGTGGCCCGCCGGGCGCGAGCACCCGGCGATCTCCGAACTGCTGCGGGCCTGCGCCGACTTGGCGGGCCGGCGCCGGTGGCTGGACCACGACCCCGCGCGGGACTGGCTGCCGGACCTCGATCAGCCCTGA
- a CDS encoding zinc-binding dehydrogenase, which produces MRAYAPTGRAHTGAPHVVLAERPQPRPRPDEALIKVEAYSVNRGETFKLEESGASWLPGKDVAGLVVQQAADGSGPEAGRRVVGHPMSAGWAEYAAVPTSALAALPDGVDSVRAAALPLAGLTALRLLRAAGPVGGRRVLLTGASGGVGHYVTELAAAAGARLTAVTGSPERGARLLELGAEQVVHDVAAATGPYDLVLESTGGGALPASLARLRRGGTLIWFGQASRTPVTLDFFAFFKGPESATLRHFHYMDFPESFADDLAALVRLVAGGRLHPELGRVTDWADTAATLVDLRERRIRGNAVLTLS; this is translated from the coding sequence ATGAGAGCCTACGCACCCACCGGCCGGGCCCACACGGGCGCACCGCACGTCGTCCTCGCCGAGCGCCCGCAGCCCCGGCCGCGCCCCGACGAGGCGCTGATCAAGGTCGAGGCGTACTCCGTGAACCGGGGCGAGACCTTCAAGCTGGAGGAGTCCGGGGCCAGTTGGCTGCCCGGCAAGGACGTCGCCGGGCTCGTCGTGCAGCAGGCCGCCGACGGCAGCGGGCCGGAGGCGGGGCGGCGCGTCGTCGGGCATCCGATGAGCGCCGGCTGGGCCGAGTACGCCGCGGTGCCGACGTCGGCGCTCGCCGCGCTCCCCGACGGCGTGGACTCCGTGCGGGCGGCGGCCCTCCCCCTCGCCGGGCTGACCGCGCTGCGGCTGCTGCGGGCGGCGGGCCCGGTGGGCGGCCGCCGCGTTCTGCTGACCGGCGCCTCGGGCGGGGTCGGGCACTACGTCACCGAACTGGCGGCGGCCGCCGGGGCCCGCCTGACCGCGGTCACCGGATCGCCCGAACGCGGGGCGCGGCTCCTGGAGTTGGGCGCGGAACAGGTCGTCCACGACGTGGCCGCGGCGACGGGCCCGTACGACCTGGTCCTGGAGTCGACGGGGGGCGGCGCGCTGCCGGCCTCCCTCGCGCGCCTGCGCCGCGGCGGCACGCTGATCTGGTTCGGCCAGGCTTCCCGCACCCCGGTCACGCTCGACTTCTTCGCCTTCTTCAAGGGCCCCGAGTCCGCGACGCTGCGCCACTTCCACTACATGGACTTCCCCGAGTCGTTCGCCGACGACCTCGCCGCGCTGGTACGGCTCGTCGCGGGCGGCCGGCTCCACCCGGAGCTGGGCCGGGTCACGGACTGGGCCGACACCGCCGCCACGCTCGTCGACCTGCGGGAGCGCCGCATCCGCGGCAACGCCGTCCTCACCCTCTCCTGA